The bacterium genome window below encodes:
- a CDS encoding DUF2723 domain-containing protein gives MGGRSVNGKSFTAGWLDAGILLVLWGILLRIQNPGLMADDSGEMVAAAVGLGIPHPPGYPWVVLLGHIMNWLPVGTPAFRMNLLSEGLLLAAVWVSFPLLNSLRGKEPSLASAFRDRIFFVLLLFSIHAFVAQALTAKGVVYALNLFLVCLLMRVGSSDRSGTGTVGATMFLWAIGMANHWQTMVLWSPLVVWNWGRWGKWPGLRILLVGSVLGIVGLSVYLLLPLRAIQDCVPSWGYPVHPSLFYWVLSRKLVSQVEHWVQPFDFYSKSFLEMVRFFARGVFPLLVPMGVVGIGWLFYKRKTWFWKTLLWAGPVLMGVLLIHEDQNTYLVPVYLVSISVALALLAVVGLRCFEDRVKEKRGILFFFLGMGLALLVWDGSVLRAEDKMGYLLASDFGVNVLQDLPRGSVLLAEGDPYVMSVWYQRIAEKRREDVIFEPAVFLVHGWGWKQLADQSPGIAALVRRTSVFQERLQGLADLGAAHPFCYSLGRWKMGGALLEMPGAWRSLGLITTQATATKNKFLSSGENSYRIRVTDPIPMDTASLGILAYYRLAAGSARP, from the coding sequence ATGGGCGGTCGTTCGGTGAATGGCAAATCCTTCACGGCCGGGTGGCTGGACGCGGGCATCCTCTTGGTCCTTTGGGGGATCCTTCTGCGGATCCAAAACCCTGGATTGATGGCCGATGACAGCGGTGAAATGGTCGCGGCGGCGGTGGGCCTGGGGATACCCCATCCCCCGGGATATCCATGGGTGGTCTTGCTGGGCCATATCATGAATTGGTTGCCGGTGGGGACGCCAGCCTTTCGGATGAACCTGTTGTCGGAAGGGCTTCTCCTGGCGGCAGTATGGGTCTCCTTTCCCCTTTTGAATTCACTCCGAGGAAAAGAACCATCCCTGGCTTCGGCCTTTCGAGACAGGATCTTCTTCGTTCTTTTACTGTTCTCGATCCACGCTTTTGTGGCCCAGGCACTCACGGCCAAAGGGGTGGTCTATGCCTTGAACCTTTTCTTGGTCTGTCTTTTGATGCGGGTCGGTTCGTCCGACCGGAGCGGAACGGGGACGGTCGGGGCGACGATGTTCCTTTGGGCGATCGGAATGGCCAATCATTGGCAAACCATGGTCCTTTGGAGTCCCCTGGTGGTTTGGAACTGGGGTCGGTGGGGAAAATGGCCTGGTCTCCGCATCCTTTTGGTGGGTTCGGTTCTGGGGATCGTGGGGCTTTCGGTCTACCTTCTGCTGCCGTTGAGAGCGATCCAGGATTGTGTGCCTTCCTGGGGTTATCCCGTTCATCCATCCCTTTTTTATTGGGTCCTCTCCCGCAAATTGGTTTCTCAGGTGGAACATTGGGTCCAACCATTCGATTTTTATTCCAAAAGTTTCCTGGAAATGGTCCGCTTCTTTGCCCGGGGTGTTTTTCCCCTCCTCGTCCCGATGGGTGTGGTGGGGATCGGTTGGCTTTTTTATAAACGGAAGACCTGGTTCTGGAAGACCCTGCTTTGGGCCGGACCCGTTCTGATGGGGGTCTTGTTGATCCACGAAGATCAAAATACCTATTTGGTCCCCGTTTATTTGGTTTCGATAAGCGTGGCCTTGGCGCTCTTGGCCGTGGTTGGTCTCAGGTGCTTTGAGGATCGGGTGAAAGAAAAGAGGGGGATCCTGTTCTTCTTCCTGGGGATGGGCCTGGCCCTCTTGGTGTGGGATGGTTCGGTCCTACGGGCGGAGGATAAAATGGGATATCTATTGGCGTCCGATTTCGGCGTCAATGTCCTTCAGGATCTGCCGCGGGGTTCGGTCCTTTTGGCGGAAGGGGACCCTTATGTCATGTCGGTCTGGTATCAAAGGATCGCCGAGAAGAGGAGGGAGGATGTCATTTTTGAGCCTGCGGTCTTCCTGGTCCATGGTTGGGGCTGGAAACAGCTCGCGGACCAATCGCCGGGGATCGCCGCTCTTGTCCGGAGAACATCCGTTTTCCAAGAACGACTCCAAGGTCTGGCCGATCTGGGCGCCGCGCATCCATTCTGTTATTCGTTGGGACGATGGAAAATGGGAGGGGCGCTCTTGGAGATGCCGGGGGCTTGGCGTTCCTTGGGGCTTATCACGACTCAGGCGACGGCAACGAAGAACAAGTTCCTTTCCAGCGGGGAAAACTCTTACCGGATCAGGGTGACCGATCCCATACCCATGGATACGGCCTCCCTGGGCATTCTTGCCTATTACCGACTCGCCGCTGGGTCTGCGCGGCCCTAA
- a CDS encoding PilT/PilU family type 4a pilus ATPase: MDLHQLLYSMVEKKASDVHLKAGAFPLFRIDGDLTPQGETLLTSQDLAEIASYLMDEKQQKLFFEDHHEVDLAYAVEGLARFRTNAMWQRGLPEIIMRVIPQRIPRIEDINMPTAVLKQIALEQRGLILVVGITGSGKSTTLASLINEMNTNRAAHIVTIEDPIEFVHPDKKSSITQREVGLDTESFKAALKYVLRQDPDIILIGEMRDTETVSAAISAAETGHLVLSTLHTLDTVQTIERILDFFQPEQQNQIRVQLSGTLRAVISQRLVNKADGVGVVPACEIMIVTPTIKSLIAEGKVSSIRQFIAEGNSQYGMQTFDQSLIQLVRSGMITRESALEQASSPSEIDLGLKGISSSKASAQSLISQMENSQQKERLSGWLRKAQDYFDKRRYDEARGELKRVLQEVPDHKEANVLMAKIREMDDKTEKKKDATSNIKAGLQMYREGKHQAAIIEFQKALEVDSENKQAQGYLKAIQEEMENRSKAREFYQAALNAQSQNDFAGALAFVEQALMVDPENEQARVLQRNMKTALQKEQAKVKADGYNQSAIELYKAGDLLGALVSWNKAYDINSDLEDVARYLQQGIAKLLSFGVDGLDGNPEKDQVLALFEQGVRSYVRSDFQTAIDFFKKALTKAEGNAYLNAYLQKSTQMLEQQIVEIVQEAGRSFQMGDLVTAQKEYTKTLRLSPGHPEAIQQLGVVKGAIQQAVEKFYNDGRQAFDSNNLDQAMRIWGQALELDPSNERLQKKIEEAKIKKSTLSGIFSKIS; the protein is encoded by the coding sequence ATGGACCTTCATCAACTGCTCTATTCCATGGTGGAAAAGAAGGCCTCGGACGTCCACTTAAAGGCGGGCGCCTTTCCTCTTTTCCGTATCGACGGTGACCTGACCCCCCAAGGCGAGACCCTCCTGACCTCCCAAGATCTTGCCGAGATCGCCTCCTACCTGATGGATGAAAAGCAACAAAAGTTGTTCTTTGAGGACCACCATGAGGTGGATCTGGCCTATGCGGTGGAGGGATTGGCCCGGTTCCGGACCAATGCCATGTGGCAGAGAGGCCTTCCTGAGATCATCATGCGGGTCATTCCCCAACGGATCCCGAGGATCGAGGACATCAATATGCCCACGGCGGTCCTCAAGCAGATCGCCCTGGAACAGCGCGGCCTCATCCTGGTGGTCGGCATCACAGGATCGGGGAAATCGACCACCCTGGCTTCCCTCATCAACGAGATGAATACCAACCGGGCGGCCCACATCGTCACGATCGAGGACCCCATCGAATTCGTCCATCCGGACAAGAAGTCCAGCATCACCCAACGCGAGGTCGGGCTGGACACGGAAAGTTTCAAGGCTGCCCTGAAATATGTCCTGCGGCAGGACCCAGATATCATCCTCATTGGTGAGATGCGTGATACGGAAACGGTCTCGGCGGCCATTTCCGCGGCCGAAACAGGCCATTTGGTCCTTTCCACTCTGCACACATTGGACACGGTCCAGACCATCGAGCGCATCCTGGACTTTTTCCAGCCGGAGCAGCAGAACCAGATCCGGGTCCAATTATCAGGTACCCTGCGGGCGGTCATTTCCCAACGTTTGGTCAATAAGGCCGATGGCGTTGGCGTGGTCCCGGCCTGCGAGATCATGATCGTTACCCCGACCATCAAATCCCTCATTGCGGAAGGGAAGGTCTCATCGATCCGTCAGTTCATAGCGGAAGGGAACAGCCAATATGGCATGCAGACCTTCGACCAGTCCCTCATTCAATTGGTCCGTTCCGGGATGATCACGAGGGAAAGCGCCTTGGAGCAGGCTTCTTCCCCTAGCGAGATCGACCTTGGGCTCAAGGGTATTTCGTCCTCCAAGGCCTCGGCCCAATCCCTGATCTCCCAAATGGAAAATTCCCAACAAAAGGAACGGCTTTCGGGTTGGTTGCGGAAGGCACAGGATTACTTCGATAAGCGGCGCTATGACGAGGCGAGGGGCGAATTGAAGCGGGTCCTTCAAGAGGTTCCCGATCATAAGGAAGCCAATGTCCTGATGGCGAAAATCCGGGAAATGGATGACAAGACCGAAAAAAAGAAGGACGCGACTTCCAACATCAAAGCCGGTCTCCAAATGTACCGGGAAGGGAAACACCAAGCCGCGATCATTGAATTCCAAAAAGCCTTGGAGGTCGACTCGGAGAACAAGCAGGCGCAGGGATATCTGAAGGCCATCCAAGAGGAGATGGAGAATCGATCCAAGGCTCGGGAGTTCTATCAAGCCGCCCTCAATGCCCAGAGCCAAAATGATTTTGCGGGAGCTTTGGCGTTCGTTGAGCAGGCCTTGATGGTGGATCCGGAGAACGAACAGGCCCGGGTCCTTCAAAGGAACATGAAGACCGCCCTCCAAAAGGAACAAGCCAAGGTCAAGGCGGATGGTTACAACCAGTCGGCCATTGAACTTTACAAGGCGGGGGATCTCTTGGGGGCCCTGGTTTCTTGGAACAAAGCTTATGACATCAATTCGGATTTGGAGGATGTGGCCCGATACCTCCAGCAAGGCATCGCCAAATTGCTATCCTTCGGCGTGGATGGTTTGGACGGAAATCCCGAAAAGGACCAGGTCCTGGCCCTTTTCGAGCAGGGGGTGCGGTCCTATGTGCGCAGCGACTTCCAGACCGCCATTGATTTCTTCAAGAAGGCCCTGACGAAGGCGGAAGGGAATGCCTATTTGAACGCGTACCTTCAAAAATCGACCCAAATGCTGGAGCAGCAGATCGTCGAGATCGTCCAGGAGGCGGGCCGTTCCTTCCAAATGGGCGATCTGGTCACGGCCCAAAAAGAATATACCAAGACCTTGAGGCTGTCCCCGGGGCATCCCGAAGCCATCCAACAGCTCGGGGTGGTGAAGGGCGCCATCCAACAGGCGGTCGAAAAATTCTACAACGACGGCAGACAAGCCTTTGATTCCAACAACCTGGACCAGGCCATGCGGATCTGGGGCCAGGCCCTTGAGCTGGATCCGTCCAATGAGCGGCTGCAAAAGAAGATCGAAGAGGCCAAGATCAAAAAGAGCACCTTGAGCGGCATCTTCTCGAAGATCAGTTAA